In Primulina huaijiensis isolate GDHJ02 chromosome 16, ASM1229523v2, whole genome shotgun sequence, a single genomic region encodes these proteins:
- the LOC140961254 gene encoding probable protein phosphatase 2C 59 isoform X1: MGYLNSVLSQSTSQNKVDDAPVSGGGLSQNGKFSYGYASAPGKRSSMEDFYETRIDGVDGEIVGLFGVFDGHGGARAAEYVKKNLFNNLIRHPKFISDTKSAIGMFFMFHHNYCIIFYKILLLFTLFCCLGSIPADAYSHTDSEFLKSENNQNRDAGSTASTAILVGDRLLVANVGDSRAVICRAGNAIAASRDHKPDQTDERQRIEDAGGFVMWAGTWRVGGVLAVSRAFGDRLLKQYVVADPEIQEQKVDDTLEFLILASDGLWDVVTNEEAVSMTKPIQEPEEAAKRLMQEAYQRGSADNITVVVVRFLTDQDKPSNSNSI, from the exons ATGGGTTATCTCAATTCAGTTTTATCACAATCTACCAGCCAGAACAAAGTTGATGACGCCCCCGTCAGCGGCGGAGGCCTCAG TCAGAATGGGAAGTTCAGTTACGGATATGCAAGTGCTCCAGGTAAAAGGTCCTCGATGGAGGATTTCTATGAGACAAGAATTGACGGTGTAGATGGAGAGATAGTCGGTCTGTTTGGTGTCTTTGATG GTCACGGTGGAGCTCGGGCTGCggaatatgttaaaaaaaacctTTTCAATAATCTGATCAGACACCCAAAATTTATTTCAGACACCAAATCGGCTATAGGTATGTTTTTCATGTTTCATCACAATTATTgcataatattttataagattCTCTTACTTTTCACTTTGTTTTGCTGTCTTGGTTCCATTCCAGCTGATGCATACAGTCATACAGACTCGGAGTTCTTGAAATCTGAAAATAATCAGAACAGGGATGCAGGGTCAACTGCTTCCACGGCTATCCTTGTTGGTGACCGTTTATTGGTGGCAAATGTTGGTGATTCCAGAGCTGTCATTTGCCGGGCTGGTAATG CCATTGCGGCATCCCGAGATCACAAACCAGACCAAACAGATGAGAGACAGAGAATTGAAGATGCTGGAGGTTTTGTGATGTGGGCAG GGACTTGGAGAGTTGGAGGTGTGCTTGCAGTATCTCGTGCATTTGGTGATAGGCTGTTGAAGCAGTATGTTGTCGCGGATCCAGAAATTCAG GAGCAAAAGGTTGATGACACCTTGGAGTTCCTCATCCTTGCGAGTGATGGACTTTGGGACGTTGTTACGAACGAG GAAGCCGTTTCGATGACTAAACCGATCCAAGAGCCCGAAGAAGCAGCAAAGAGGCTAATGCAGGAAGCATATCAGAGAGGAAGTGCTGATAATATCACCGTTGTCGTCGTCCGTTTTTTGACTGACCAAGATAAACCCTCGAACAGCAACTCAATTTGA
- the LOC140961254 gene encoding probable protein phosphatase 2C 59 isoform X2 codes for MGYLNSVLSQSTSQNKVDDAPVSGGGLSQNGKFSYGYASAPGKRSSMEDFYETRIDGVDGEIVGLFGVFDGHGGARAAEYVKKNLFNNLIRHPKFISDTKSAIADAYSHTDSEFLKSENNQNRDAGSTASTAILVGDRLLVANVGDSRAVICRAGNAIAASRDHKPDQTDERQRIEDAGGFVMWAGTWRVGGVLAVSRAFGDRLLKQYVVADPEIQEQKVDDTLEFLILASDGLWDVVTNEEAVSMTKPIQEPEEAAKRLMQEAYQRGSADNITVVVVRFLTDQDKPSNSNSI; via the exons ATGGGTTATCTCAATTCAGTTTTATCACAATCTACCAGCCAGAACAAAGTTGATGACGCCCCCGTCAGCGGCGGAGGCCTCAG TCAGAATGGGAAGTTCAGTTACGGATATGCAAGTGCTCCAGGTAAAAGGTCCTCGATGGAGGATTTCTATGAGACAAGAATTGACGGTGTAGATGGAGAGATAGTCGGTCTGTTTGGTGTCTTTGATG GTCACGGTGGAGCTCGGGCTGCggaatatgttaaaaaaaacctTTTCAATAATCTGATCAGACACCCAAAATTTATTTCAGACACCAAATCGGCTATAG CTGATGCATACAGTCATACAGACTCGGAGTTCTTGAAATCTGAAAATAATCAGAACAGGGATGCAGGGTCAACTGCTTCCACGGCTATCCTTGTTGGTGACCGTTTATTGGTGGCAAATGTTGGTGATTCCAGAGCTGTCATTTGCCGGGCTGGTAATG CCATTGCGGCATCCCGAGATCACAAACCAGACCAAACAGATGAGAGACAGAGAATTGAAGATGCTGGAGGTTTTGTGATGTGGGCAG GGACTTGGAGAGTTGGAGGTGTGCTTGCAGTATCTCGTGCATTTGGTGATAGGCTGTTGAAGCAGTATGTTGTCGCGGATCCAGAAATTCAG GAGCAAAAGGTTGATGACACCTTGGAGTTCCTCATCCTTGCGAGTGATGGACTTTGGGACGTTGTTACGAACGAG GAAGCCGTTTCGATGACTAAACCGATCCAAGAGCCCGAAGAAGCAGCAAAGAGGCTAATGCAGGAAGCATATCAGAGAGGAAGTGCTGATAATATCACCGTTGTCGTCGTCCGTTTTTTGACTGACCAAGATAAACCCTCGAACAGCAACTCAATTTGA
- the LOC140961586 gene encoding protein TIC 55, chloroplastic-like, with protein MAVLQLRPFFSDTPLPKITTFSHLGPVHNRLTKRKAILFAHPSQSHPSYQHEKIKRSGQKLNAVAREVGVELPDGGDQSVSFGASNQEEVIEQRDVVSYDWTEEWYPLYLSKNVPDDAPLGLTVYDKQVVLYRNGTGELRCYEDRCPHRLAKLSEGQLFDGRLECLYHGWQFDGNGKCVKIPQLSSGAKIPQSACLKSYEIKDSQGVVWIWMSHNTPPNFQKIPWFENFDRPGFRDISSIHELPYDHSILLENLMDPAHVPISHDRTDFTAKREDATSLFFEVTERTDRGFAGWWGKEKDRSTPNYIPNFLRFEAPCVLQNNREIIDKNGEKHYFSGLFLCRPSGQGKSMLIVRFGNTRKPSMLLRLFPRWYFHQNACKVFEQDMGFLSSQNEILMKEKVPTKELYINLRSSDTWVAEYRKWMDKVGHGMPYYFGHSTISLPEYPAVIEHAPAGLVANLSASQPAKGGIGTMHAPNPANRYFRHVIHCKECMNTIKAFRTWKNIFSIAALISTAFAILISGRQWKAVLLFSTSLCLVGIHLCSTGITMNTTNFIRTHRRF; from the exons ATGGCCGTGTTACAGTTGCGACCCTTTTTCTCGGATACGCCGCTCCCCAAGATCACAACTTTCTCACATCTTGGCCCAGTTCACAACAGACTTACCAAACGCAAAGCCATTCTATTTGCCCATCCATCCCAAAGCCACCCTTCCTATCAACATGAAAAGATCAAGAGAAGTGGGCAGAAGTTGAACGCAGTCGCAAGAGAAGTTGGTGTCGAATTGCCGGATGGTGGTGACCAAAGTGTAAGTTTCGGAGCATCGAATCAAGAAGAAGTTATTGAACAGAGAGATGTGGTTAGCTATGATTGGACTGAAGAATGGTACCCGCTTTATCTCTCCAAGAATGTGCCAGATGATGCTCCTTTAGGCCTAACTGTATATGACAAGCAAGTTGTGTTGTACAGAAACGGTACTGGAGAGCTTAGGTGTTATGAAGATCGATGCCCCCACAG gcTAGCGAAACTCTCGGAAGGACAGTTGTTTGACGGGCGACTGGAATGTTTATATCATGGCTGGCAATTTGATGGGAATGGCAAATGTGTGAAAATACCACAG CTATCCTCAGGTGCAAAAATTCCACAATCTGCTTGTTTGAAATCATATGAAATCAAGGACTCCCAAGGTGTTGTATGGATTTGGATGTCTCACAACACACCACCAAATTTCCAGAAAATACCTTGGTTCGAGAACTTTGATAGGCCTGGATTTCGAGACATTTCATCAATCCACGAGCTTCCATATGATCATTCCATCCTCTTGGAAAACCTCATGGATCCCGCCCATGTGCCTATTTCACACGATAGAACAGATTTTACGGCAAAAAGGGAAGATGCAACCTCGCTGTTTTTTGAGGTCACCGAGAGGACAGACCGAGGCTTTGCAGGCTGGTGGGGAAAAGAAAAAGACCGGTCAACACCAAACTACATACCAAACTTCTTACGTTTTGAGGCCCCTTGCGTTCTTCAGAACAACCGGGAAATCATCGACAAGAATGGTGAGAAACACTACTTTTCAGGACTGTTCCTTTGTCGGCCCTCTGGACAAGGAAAATCAATGCTCATAGTCAGATTCGGGAACACGAGAAAACCATCAATGCTCTTACGACTATTTCCACGGTGGTATTTCCATCAGAATGCTTGTAAAGTTTTCGAGCAAGATATGGGATTCCTTTCGTCCCAAAACGAGATTCTTATGAAAGAAAAAGTTCCCACTAAAGAACTGTATATAAACTTGAGATCATCGGACACATGGGTAGCCGAATATCGAAAATGGATGGACAAAGTCGGGCACGGAATGCCTTATTATTTTGGACACAGCACAATATCTCTACCCGAATACCCTGCCGTAATTGAGCATGCACCTGCTGGCTTGGTCGCAAATCTCTCAGCATCTCAACCGGCAAAAGGAGGGATCGGAACTATGCATGCACCAAATCCTGCCAACAGATATTTCCGGCATGTTATTCATTGCAAAGAATGCATGAATACTATCAAAGCATTTCGAACGTGGAAAAACATTTTCTCTATAGCTGCTCTTATATCAACTGCATTTGCGATTCTTATATCTGGAAGGCAATGGAAGGCCGTGCTATTGTTTTCTACTTCTCTGTGCTTGGTCGGAATTCATCTTTGTTCGACTGGAATTACGATGAACACGACAAACTTCATAAGGACGCACAGAAGGTTTTGA